One Pectobacterium colocasium DNA segment encodes these proteins:
- a CDS encoding restriction endonuclease subunit S, giving the protein MMKIEELFEIRNGIVSSGLKIYTYPAPGTIPYLRPSSTQQRTISGWVSESLVGEKNIYPEETLFVSTNGEGSHSYSYVSGFKFSCNSDVAVLLPKKNMTLNEKIYYSRCITMNRYKFSYGRKPKGDRLKQIILPDIIPDWVGNVMLANKNDVCSPANRILTEDIDAEHFGVFVLGELFDIRKGKRLTKANMIMGRIPYVGASDANNGVTAQIGQDPIHDGGTISVSYNGSVAEAFYQPEPYWATDDVNVLYPKDFNLTPAIAIFICTIIRMEKYRFSYGRKWHMDRMRESTIKLPVTVMGTPDWTYMETLINSLPYSSQL; this is encoded by the coding sequence ATGATGAAGATTGAGGAACTGTTTGAAATTCGCAACGGTATTGTCAGTTCTGGATTGAAAATCTACACCTATCCTGCACCAGGAACCATACCTTATCTAAGACCATCAAGTACTCAGCAACGGACTATTTCTGGGTGGGTGAGTGAATCCCTTGTTGGAGAAAAAAACATTTACCCGGAAGAAACGTTATTTGTTTCAACCAATGGGGAAGGTAGCCACAGTTATTCTTATGTGTCTGGTTTTAAATTTTCTTGCAACAGTGATGTCGCTGTTTTACTTCCTAAAAAAAACATGACCTTGAATGAGAAAATTTATTATTCCAGGTGTATTACAATGAATCGCTATAAATTCTCTTATGGACGTAAACCAAAAGGGGACCGGTTAAAGCAGATAATACTTCCCGATATTATTCCTGATTGGGTTGGTAATGTGATGTTAGCTAATAAAAATGATGTCTGCTCTCCCGCTAATAGAATATTAACGGAGGATATAGATGCTGAACATTTTGGGGTGTTTGTTCTCGGTGAACTATTTGATATTAGAAAAGGAAAGCGCCTGACCAAAGCGAATATGATAATGGGACGCATACCTTATGTTGGTGCGTCTGATGCAAATAATGGAGTGACAGCCCAAATAGGGCAGGATCCTATTCATGATGGAGGGACGATTAGCGTTAGCTATAATGGCTCAGTGGCCGAAGCATTTTATCAGCCAGAGCCTTATTGGGCTACGGATGATGTTAATGTTCTTTATCCTAAAGATTTTAATTTAACACCAGCAATTGCGATTTTTATTTGCACTATCATCCGCATGGAAAAATACCGATTTAGCTATGGCAGAAAATGGCATATGGACCGAATGCGAGAATCGACGATTAAATTGCCGGTTACAGTAATGGGTACACCTGATTGGACATATATGGAGACGTTGATTAATTCACTACCTTACAGCTCACAGCTATAA
- a CDS encoding recombinase family protein — protein sequence MLIGYVRVSTNDQNTDLQREALERLGCEQIFEEKISGTTEKKPKLNSALKALQAGDTLAVWKLDRLGRSMRQLVKLMDTLQQRGIHFRSVTDSIDTATPMGRFVFHIMGAMAEMERELIVERTRAGLAAARAKGRIGGRRPKLTPEQWAQAGHLLANGVPRQQVALIYDVAVDTLYRKFPVGRKLRAKT from the coding sequence GTGTTAATAGGCTATGTCAGGGTATCAACAAATGACCAAAACACCGATTTACAACGCGAAGCGTTGGAACGGCTAGGATGTGAACAGATATTTGAAGAGAAAATCAGTGGGACTACAGAGAAAAAACCGAAACTCAATAGTGCTCTGAAGGCATTACAGGCGGGGGATACGCTCGCGGTGTGGAAACTGGATCGATTGGGACGAAGCATGAGACAACTTGTCAAATTAATGGACACGTTGCAACAACGCGGGATTCATTTTCGTAGCGTAACCGACTCCATAGATACCGCCACGCCAATGGGAAGGTTTGTTTTTCACATTATGGGGGCGATGGCTGAAATGGAACGAGAACTTATTGTCGAACGAACCCGCGCAGGTTTGGCTGCCGCTAGGGCTAAAGGACGCATAGGCGGACGCAGGCCCAAGCTAACGCCGGAGCAATGGGCGCAAGCCGGACATCTTCTGGCTAATGGCGTCCCGCGCCAGCAGGTGGCACTGATTTATGACGTAGCAGTAGATACCTTATATCGAAAATTCCCCGTCGGCAGAAAACTGAGGGCCAAGACATAA
- a CDS encoding class I SAM-dependent DNA methyltransferase translates to MRQGSSRNIAKEPGQVGIKNKLWFQSAAEGEELETLLNQCIDDPAIAKNKIRFVLITDFTRFLAWDTASKERLDIEMDELHSNYGFFLPLVGLEKAIISSENPADVKAAEKMGRLFDLIRVHNDLSKSEDIHALNVFLTRLLFCLFAEDTGIFALAQFTSAVKSFTEEDGSDLDSFLYQLFGVLDEKPDSPQRQRLPAHLAAFPYVNGGLFASDEPVPELRKKGRKILLECGTMNWSEINPDIFGSMFQAVIDVEQRSRLGQHYTSYRNIMKVIQPLFLDPLRVELDKQRNNAKGLKALLVRLGKIKVFDPACGSGNFLIVAYKALRNLEIEVIEALRELEPQTFSMSGLHLSQFYGIEIDDFASQIARLSLWLAEHQVNSQWEKAFGFALPALPLRESGNIHSGNSLCLDWHKVCPKQADDEVYVIGNPPFLGTLGRSDEQRADMQAVFSDFKALGTLDFVACWFWKGAQYIQNSRAELALVATNSICQGEQVATLWPPIFSLGLNIHFAYPTFPWVNNARDKAAVHVIIIGLSTQSKTRKLYQRVDGEWHCKQVSNISPYLVEGNHVTVCSHNKSLVNGVSFLLFGNKPTDGGHLLLSRLERDELLKKEPKAERWIKKLLGADEYLNSKERWCLWLVGITDDELQTMPFVYQRVQRVAETRRKSPDKGAQKMAERPHQFRDLNNPDNYILIPSVSSERRTYVPLGFFNAEVISTNANYIIPNGTLYEFGILSSLMHNDWMRLVAGRLKSDYRYSASVVYNPFPWPDVTATQRKEIEILAEDVILIREEFPGHTLAELYDPDKMPQKLLTTHQALDTAVDRLYRERPFKDAADRLSCLLARYEALTHKLTATQAKPRKTTTPANAGIHNE, encoded by the coding sequence GTGCGTCAGGGCAGTAGCCGTAACATCGCTAAAGAGCCTGGTCAGGTCGGTATCAAGAATAAACTCTGGTTTCAGTCTGCTGCGGAAGGAGAAGAGCTTGAGACTCTGCTAAATCAGTGCATTGATGACCCAGCGATAGCTAAAAATAAGATCCGCTTCGTGTTGATCACTGATTTTACTCGCTTTCTGGCTTGGGATACCGCAAGTAAAGAGCGGCTCGACATTGAAATGGACGAGTTACATAGCAACTATGGTTTCTTTTTGCCGTTAGTGGGCCTTGAGAAAGCCATTATCAGCAGTGAAAACCCTGCTGATGTGAAGGCCGCCGAGAAGATGGGGAGATTGTTTGACCTCATCCGAGTCCACAATGACCTCAGTAAGTCGGAAGATATCCATGCCCTTAACGTCTTCCTGACTCGCTTGTTATTTTGCCTTTTTGCCGAAGACACCGGTATTTTTGCCCTCGCCCAGTTCACGTCTGCTGTCAAAAGTTTTACCGAAGAAGATGGCAGCGATCTGGATTCATTTCTTTATCAGTTATTTGGTGTGTTAGATGAGAAGCCTGACAGCCCGCAGCGGCAAAGGCTACCCGCCCATCTTGCAGCATTTCCGTATGTAAATGGTGGATTGTTTGCCAGCGATGAACCGGTTCCCGAACTGCGCAAAAAAGGGCGCAAGATCTTACTCGAATGCGGAACCATGAACTGGAGTGAGATTAACCCAGACATTTTCGGCAGCATGTTCCAGGCTGTGATTGATGTGGAACAGCGCAGCCGCTTAGGGCAGCACTACACTTCATATCGCAATATCATGAAGGTGATTCAGCCCCTGTTTCTTGATCCGTTACGCGTTGAACTGGATAAACAACGTAACAATGCCAAGGGGCTTAAAGCGTTACTGGTGCGACTCGGCAAGATCAAAGTATTCGATCCTGCATGTGGATCCGGTAATTTCCTGATTGTGGCCTACAAAGCGTTACGCAATCTGGAAATTGAAGTGATTGAAGCTCTGCGTGAGCTGGAACCTCAAACATTTTCAATGAGCGGTCTTCACCTGTCACAGTTTTACGGCATTGAGATTGATGACTTCGCCAGCCAGATTGCTCGGTTATCCCTCTGGCTGGCAGAGCACCAGGTGAATAGTCAGTGGGAAAAAGCATTTGGTTTTGCGCTACCGGCATTGCCGTTACGTGAAAGCGGTAATATTCATAGTGGCAATAGTTTGTGTCTTGACTGGCACAAGGTCTGTCCTAAACAAGCTGATGACGAAGTTTATGTAATCGGTAATCCGCCCTTTTTAGGAACACTGGGACGTTCAGATGAGCAACGTGCTGATATGCAGGCTGTATTTAGCGACTTCAAAGCGTTAGGAACCTTAGATTTTGTTGCTTGCTGGTTCTGGAAAGGGGCGCAATATATTCAAAATTCACGTGCTGAGCTGGCTCTGGTAGCAACCAATTCCATTTGTCAGGGAGAGCAGGTTGCGACACTGTGGCCGCCAATTTTTTCCCTCGGGCTGAATATTCATTTTGCTTATCCAACTTTTCCATGGGTGAACAATGCCCGTGATAAAGCGGCTGTTCACGTAATTATCATCGGGTTATCAACTCAATCAAAAACACGAAAATTATATCAGAGAGTTGATGGAGAGTGGCATTGTAAGCAGGTCAGTAATATCAGTCCGTATTTGGTTGAAGGTAATCACGTTACTGTTTGTTCACATAATAAATCGTTAGTTAATGGGGTGTCATTTTTATTATTTGGCAATAAACCGACCGATGGTGGTCACTTATTGTTAAGTCGGTTGGAACGGGATGAATTACTAAAAAAAGAACCCAAGGCTGAACGCTGGATTAAAAAGTTACTGGGGGCTGATGAGTATTTAAATAGTAAAGAACGTTGGTGTTTGTGGCTGGTAGGGATAACGGATGACGAGCTTCAGACAATGCCATTTGTTTATCAGCGCGTTCAGCGTGTAGCGGAAACACGTAGAAAAAGTCCTGATAAAGGTGCGCAAAAAATGGCAGAGCGGCCACATCAATTTCGGGACTTAAATAACCCGGATAACTATATCTTGATTCCCAGTGTGTCATCGGAGCGTCGCACTTATGTTCCTCTTGGTTTTTTTAATGCAGAAGTAATTTCAACAAATGCAAATTATATTATCCCTAACGGCACGTTATACGAATTCGGAATACTTTCTTCGTTAATGCATAACGACTGGATGAGACTGGTTGCTGGTAGGTTGAAAAGTGACTATCGCTATTCTGCTTCAGTAGTTTACAACCCCTTCCCCTGGCCTGACGTTACCGCAACACAGCGCAAAGAAATCGAGATACTTGCCGAAGACGTGATTTTAATCCGAGAAGAGTTTCCCGGACATACGCTGGCTGAACTCTATGATCCTGACAAGATGCCGCAAAAGCTGTTAACCACCCATCAGGCCCTCGATACCGCGGTGGATCGACTTTACCGTGAGCGCCCATTCAAAGATGCAGCCGACCGCTTAAGCTGCCTGTTGGCACGCTATGAAGCACTGACACATAAACTGACAGCAACTCAGGCTAAACCAAGAAAGACCACAACACCGGCCAACGCAGGAATCCATAATGAATAA
- a CDS encoding DEAD/DEAH box helicase, giving the protein MNNLLHVEYSQTGQSTGLNSMGMREMQARAFAERNSQYLLIKAPPASGKSRALMFLGLDKLENQSVQKAIVAVPEKSIGGSFQDTCLTEQGFFADWRVTSENNLCVDGGEAGKVQAFQRFMHGKERILICTHATLRFAFDKLVVTDFDNCLVAIDEFHHVSADGDNRLGNLIDELIKKSSAHIVAMTGSYFRGDTVPILLPEDEALFTKVTYTYYEQLNGYQYLKSLGIGYHFYQGRYIDALPTVLDTSKKTIIHIPNVNSGESTKDKYGEVDAILDVIGSVIKRDPLTGVYYIAGKNGCELKLANLVDDNPNERSKIQAYLRNIKAADDMDIIIALGMAKEGFDWPYCEHVLTIGYRSSLTEIVQIIGRATRDCTGKPHAQFTNLIAQPDAQDDDVRASVNNMLKAITTSLLMEQILAPNIQFKPRSQWDGQPLPPNTLLVDDSATSPVSPKVLDILNSDKNEIMATLMANEQLVKETISETTPPETFTQVALPAVIQTLYPDLTDEEQEQVRIGVLQSMLITQKGGVVDWEDLPQDANVDMANGAEEESVNSVAGKQFLKMGEKFICIDNLDIDLIDAVNPFHGAYEILSKSVTAPMLKTIQEAVSASRSQVSEEEAIILWPKIKQFTREQQREPSLNASDPIEKRYAEALAFIRKMKQQKLANQEQ; this is encoded by the coding sequence ATGAATAATTTATTGCACGTTGAGTATAGTCAGACGGGGCAGAGTACCGGCCTTAATTCGATGGGAATGCGTGAAATGCAGGCCCGAGCTTTTGCTGAACGCAACAGCCAGTATTTGTTGATCAAGGCTCCTCCAGCTTCGGGGAAATCGCGTGCATTAATGTTTCTGGGGCTGGATAAACTGGAAAATCAGAGCGTGCAAAAAGCGATTGTCGCCGTCCCAGAAAAGTCTATCGGCGGCTCTTTTCAGGACACCTGTTTAACCGAACAAGGTTTTTTTGCTGACTGGCGTGTTACATCCGAGAATAATTTGTGTGTGGATGGAGGGGAAGCGGGTAAGGTTCAGGCTTTCCAACGCTTTATGCATGGCAAGGAACGTATCCTGATATGTACTCATGCGACCTTGCGTTTTGCCTTTGATAAATTAGTGGTAACAGATTTCGATAATTGCCTGGTGGCTATTGATGAGTTTCACCATGTTTCTGCCGATGGTGATAATCGGCTTGGTAATCTTATTGATGAGCTCATAAAAAAATCGAGTGCGCATATCGTTGCCATGACCGGATCATATTTCCGAGGCGATACCGTGCCGATCCTGTTGCCTGAGGATGAAGCGCTGTTCACTAAGGTGACATACACCTATTACGAGCAGTTGAATGGCTATCAATATCTTAAATCTCTGGGTATTGGTTATCATTTTTATCAGGGGCGTTATATTGATGCATTGCCCACGGTACTCGATACCAGCAAAAAAACGATTATTCATATCCCGAATGTTAATTCCGGTGAATCGACCAAAGATAAATATGGAGAGGTTGATGCTATCCTTGATGTGATTGGCAGCGTGATAAAACGCGATCCTCTGACTGGGGTTTATTATATTGCGGGAAAAAATGGCTGTGAGCTCAAATTAGCCAATCTGGTTGATGATAATCCTAACGAACGATCCAAAATCCAGGCGTATTTACGTAATATCAAAGCGGCGGATGACATGGACATCATTATCGCCTTAGGCATGGCGAAAGAAGGGTTTGACTGGCCTTACTGTGAGCATGTGTTGACGATTGGCTATCGCAGCTCTCTGACAGAAATTGTGCAGATTATTGGCCGTGCGACCCGAGATTGTACGGGAAAACCGCATGCTCAGTTTACCAATCTCATCGCTCAACCCGATGCACAGGATGATGATGTGAGGGCATCGGTCAACAATATGCTTAAGGCGATCACCACATCGTTATTGATGGAGCAGATCCTCGCTCCCAACATCCAGTTTAAGCCTCGTTCTCAATGGGACGGTCAGCCACTGCCACCCAATACTCTGCTCGTAGATGATTCCGCAACCTCACCAGTATCCCCGAAAGTGTTGGATATTTTGAACAGCGACAAGAACGAAATTATGGCCACTCTGATGGCTAACGAACAGTTGGTCAAAGAGACAATTAGTGAAACCACCCCCCCCGAAACTTTCACTCAAGTGGCTTTGCCTGCTGTGATTCAGACGCTTTACCCAGATTTGACCGACGAAGAGCAGGAACAGGTACGCATAGGAGTATTACAAAGTATGTTGATCACTCAGAAAGGGGGCGTGGTTGATTGGGAAGACCTGCCGCAGGATGCCAATGTGGATATGGCGAATGGCGCTGAAGAAGAGTCAGTAAACAGTGTCGCAGGTAAGCAGTTCCTGAAGATGGGTGAAAAGTTCATCTGTATTGATAATCTGGATATAGATCTGATAGATGCGGTTAATCCGTTCCATGGTGCTTATGAAATTCTCTCTAAATCGGTAACTGCGCCTATGCTGAAAACCATTCAGGAAGCGGTAAGTGCCAGCCGATCGCAGGTCTCTGAAGAAGAAGCAATTATACTTTGGCCTAAGATCAAGCAGTTCACCCGAGAGCAACAGAGAGAGCCGTCGCTGAATGCCAGTGATCCGATTGAGAAGCGTTATGCCGAAGCGCTCGCCTTTATCCGCAAAATGAAGCAACAGAAGTTGGCTAATCAGGAGCAGTAA
- a CDS encoding GIY-YIG nuclease family protein, producing MIRLSTTRLAAKSTLDEILSEEDDLCLLDVPPLKHRASPVDLAGNQFAEIAAFYDRHGRLPTENSAASLDEKRLARRLRIIKENPNICASLQTMDCRGLLASNHIENSRTPLAVEPTPLSYTNKSELVTSLEDIFADDEDGLLNFAEPDIFSLQYVSADKKEQPDDIAQRQPCQDFQRFEPLFYSLHKGLKNGVFSLERFTHKLKIVEGDFFILNGLLGYVHSAGERLGQYRTYNARLRLIFENGTEMNMLYQSLTHGLVRDKEGRKVQLNGKTLQPSDTAVPTGLVYVLATTSTDPALIPYKQSLYKIGFTETTVEQRIEHAEKDRTFLEAPVRIVATSQCFNLNAQKLEALVHGFLAARRLNITLKSHNGQIYTPREWFNVPLATVQAVIQHIVDGTISQYRLDNTTGKIVAKHPGL from the coding sequence ATGATCCGGTTATCGACAACGCGATTAGCGGCCAAATCAACATTAGATGAGATCCTCAGTGAAGAAGATGATCTCTGTTTATTGGATGTTCCCCCTCTGAAGCACAGGGCGAGTCCTGTCGATTTGGCTGGCAATCAGTTTGCTGAAATTGCCGCGTTTTACGATCGGCATGGCCGTCTGCCAACTGAAAACAGCGCCGCTTCTCTTGATGAAAAACGCCTGGCAAGACGATTGCGCATCATTAAAGAAAATCCCAACATATGTGCTTCATTGCAAACGATGGATTGCCGGGGGCTTCTGGCTTCAAATCATATTGAAAATAGTAGAACCCCACTAGCCGTTGAACCAACACCATTATCCTATACCAACAAATCAGAACTGGTGACTTCTTTAGAGGATATTTTTGCCGACGATGAGGACGGTTTATTAAATTTCGCAGAACCTGATATCTTCAGCTTACAGTATGTTTCTGCTGATAAAAAAGAGCAGCCAGATGACATTGCTCAGCGCCAGCCGTGTCAAGACTTCCAGCGTTTCGAACCCTTGTTTTATAGCCTGCATAAGGGCTTAAAAAATGGGGTTTTTAGTCTTGAGCGTTTTACACATAAATTGAAAATTGTTGAAGGCGATTTTTTTATTCTTAATGGGTTACTGGGATATGTCCATAGTGCTGGTGAACGTCTGGGTCAGTACCGTACTTACAACGCCCGATTGCGACTGATATTTGAGAATGGCACCGAAATGAACATGCTCTATCAATCCTTAACTCACGGTTTGGTGAGGGATAAAGAAGGGCGCAAGGTGCAACTCAATGGCAAGACGTTGCAACCATCAGATACTGCGGTGCCGACCGGCTTGGTTTATGTGCTCGCGACCACAAGTACAGACCCAGCGCTTATTCCTTATAAACAAAGTCTTTACAAAATTGGTTTTACTGAAACAACGGTGGAGCAGCGCATTGAGCATGCCGAGAAAGACCGTACTTTCCTTGAAGCACCTGTCAGGATTGTGGCTACCAGCCAGTGTTTTAACCTCAATGCCCAAAAATTAGAGGCATTGGTACATGGTTTCCTCGCTGCCCGTCGGCTCAACATTACGCTCAAGAGCCATAACGGTCAGATCTATACTCCCAGAGAGTGGTTTAATGTCCCATTGGCTACAGTTCAGGCCGTTATCCAGCACATTGTGGACGGAACTATTTCGCAGTACCGACTGGATAATACGACTGGGAAAATTGTTGCGAAACACCCTGGGTTATAA
- the ccdB gene encoding type II toxin-antitoxin system toxin CcdB: protein MQFIVYEYKRASHYKMFVDVQSDIVETPKRRMVIPLIEAHHLSEKVNKTLFPLIRIDGEDYRLMTTELSNVPVEVIGEVIADLGDCADEIKDAINLMFWGI from the coding sequence ATGCAATTCATTGTTTATGAATACAAACGAGCCAGTCACTACAAAATGTTTGTCGATGTGCAGAGTGATATTGTCGAGACACCCAAGCGGCGTATGGTCATCCCGCTTATCGAAGCACATCATCTGTCTGAGAAAGTGAATAAAACCTTGTTCCCTCTGATTCGTATCGATGGGGAAGATTATCGGCTGATGACCACAGAGCTATCGAACGTTCCCGTTGAGGTCATTGGTGAAGTGATTGCGGATCTTGGCGACTGCGCCGATGAGATCAAGGATGCGATTAATCTTATGTTTTGGGGGATTTGA
- the ccdA gene encoding type II toxin-antitoxin system antitoxin CcdA, with the protein MKHRVSVTVDKDNYQVLSAAGVNISGLVNDAIGKEARRIKAEEWKKENREGMEEVARFITQNGSFADENRNW; encoded by the coding sequence ATGAAACACCGTGTCAGCGTTACCGTGGACAAAGACAATTATCAGGTCCTGAGTGCCGCCGGAGTCAATATTTCCGGGCTAGTGAATGACGCCATTGGCAAAGAAGCCCGCCGCATAAAAGCTGAGGAGTGGAAGAAGGAAAACCGCGAAGGGATGGAGGAAGTCGCCCGATTCATTACACAGAATGGCTCCTTTGCAGATGAAAACAGGAATTGGTGA
- the mobC gene encoding MobC family replication-relaxation protein, whose product MLISDYHKRRVRSHEKMRLLLTFLKEETYSDFKALMLLFDYKNHKPLYLLLAKAIDMGFIQKQTFCTRMEKISLWGITNDGLAAVVTPDDDGFPARFEPAKITGWTLEHHLDNQLARLILEKQGAYGWLHGDRTTFRNRYQTTHRPDGVITLPNETVIAIETERRLKTKARYQAIITNHLLARTQKLWMYVFYIVPDPQKKLAIELLLNSVKHAIVNHQRIPLEAKHRNVFQVYTFEELKQLVLNFD is encoded by the coding sequence ATGCTGATTTCTGATTACCATAAACGCCGGGTGCGTAGTCACGAAAAAATGCGACTTCTGCTCACCTTTCTGAAAGAAGAAACCTACAGCGACTTTAAAGCCCTAATGCTGCTTTTTGATTATAAAAATCACAAGCCGCTGTATCTGTTGCTGGCAAAAGCCATCGACATGGGATTCATTCAAAAGCAGACGTTTTGCACAAGGATGGAGAAAATCTCACTGTGGGGGATCACCAACGACGGATTGGCCGCAGTCGTCACGCCAGATGATGACGGTTTTCCTGCACGCTTTGAGCCTGCAAAAATCACCGGCTGGACGCTGGAACATCACCTTGATAACCAGCTCGCCCGGCTTATTCTGGAGAAGCAAGGCGCTTACGGGTGGCTTCACGGCGACCGCACAACATTTCGCAACCGTTATCAAACCACACACCGCCCGGATGGAGTGATCACACTCCCGAACGAGACGGTCATCGCGATTGAAACCGAACGCCGCCTGAAAACCAAAGCCCGTTATCAAGCGATTATCACCAATCATTTACTGGCACGAACTCAAAAACTCTGGATGTATGTTTTCTACATCGTGCCAGATCCACAGAAAAAACTGGCTATCGAACTGCTATTAAATAGTGTCAAACACGCCATCGTGAACCATCAGCGCATCCCGCTGGAAGCGAAGCACCGCAATGTTTTTCAGGTTTATACGTTTGAAGAGCTTAAACAGTTAGTATTAAATTTTGACTAA